One part of the Chryseobacterium mulctrae genome encodes these proteins:
- a CDS encoding TolC family protein codes for MLKKISIASVLLLTLTSCIGYKNATPEKVEDLKNTSEIKANIEIPDKWIQDKETDSPDFSYQWMNELITTELEVLVKEGLAHNADIIISKEKLNQIELSMDIAGSNLYPSVNALANTSNNLVSGTHIGNLQLKANWELDLWGKNKSAEMVSVSQYYSAAFQQKMLKQSVAAMIAKAYYLNIAGQYQEQKISQYIGMTEDLKKIYLVQNKVGTANEIDLSNIESEIILLNSYLEKVKNANSQSRRSLEMLCGRYPEGLLKVNAEFSALKQEIPANFPLSLLEKRSDIMAQQFQIEASFYEVQEAKAARLPSINISAAFGAAETNVGAISNLFSNPLIKVGGGLTTPIFSGGKLKKNVEVKTSKQKQVIEEYAKSVLLAYNEVESALANLSSIERQNVFQKQAISSLERNVDLTKKQIKIGSNNSFVLLQKQRDLIKKEMNIIDLDLQQRIERINLYMALGANGLEHF; via the coding sequence ATGCTAAAGAAAATAAGTATTGCAAGCGTTCTGTTACTAACTTTAACCTCTTGTATTGGTTATAAAAATGCAACACCAGAAAAAGTAGAAGATTTAAAAAACACCAGCGAAATAAAAGCAAACATCGAAATTCCTGATAAATGGATTCAAGATAAAGAAACAGACAGCCCCGATTTTTCTTATCAATGGATGAATGAGCTTATTACAACCGAGCTTGAAGTTTTAGTAAAGGAAGGACTTGCCCACAACGCAGATATTATTATCTCTAAAGAAAAGTTGAATCAAATAGAATTGTCGATGGATATTGCAGGAAGCAATCTTTACCCGAGTGTAAATGCGTTGGCAAATACCAGCAACAATCTTGTAAGCGGAACTCACATCGGAAATTTACAGTTAAAAGCCAATTGGGAGCTCGACCTTTGGGGAAAAAATAAATCGGCTGAAATGGTGAGTGTAAGTCAATATTATTCGGCGGCATTTCAACAAAAAATGTTGAAGCAATCGGTTGCTGCAATGATAGCCAAAGCTTACTATCTTAATATTGCAGGGCAATATCAGGAACAGAAAATCAGTCAGTATATTGGTATGACTGAAGACTTGAAGAAAATTTATCTTGTTCAAAATAAGGTCGGAACTGCCAATGAAATTGATCTATCCAACATCGAAAGTGAAATTATTTTGCTGAATTCTTATCTTGAAAAAGTAAAAAATGCCAATTCGCAATCTCGAAGAAGTTTAGAAATGCTTTGCGGAAGATATCCGGAAGGTTTATTAAAAGTTAATGCAGAGTTTTCAGCTTTAAAACAGGAAATTCCAGCCAATTTTCCTTTGAGTCTTTTAGAAAAAAGATCAGATATTATGGCACAACAGTTTCAGATAGAAGCCAGTTTTTATGAAGTTCAGGAAGCAAAAGCGGCAAGATTGCCTTCCATCAACATCAGCGCAGCTTTTGGTGCAGCAGAAACCAATGTAGGAGCTATCAGTAATCTTTTTTCCAATCCTTTGATAAAAGTTGGTGGCGGATTAACAACCCCTATTTTCAGCGGAGGAAAACTGAAAAAGAATGTTGAAGTAAAAACTTCAAAGCAAAAACAGGTGATAGAAGAATATGCAAAATCAGTACTTTTGGCCTATAATGAAGTAGAATCTGCATTAGCCAATCTCAGTTCTATAGAAAGGCAAAATGTTTTTCAGAAACAGGCAATTTCTTCACTGGAAAGGAATGTTGATTTAACGAAAAAACAAATAAAAATCGGCAGCAATAATAGTTTTGTCTTACTCCAAAAACAAAGAGACCTGATAAAAAAAGAGATGAACATCATCGACCTCGACCTGCAACAGCGTATTGAAAGAATCAATCTTTATATGGCTTTAGGAGCCAATGGTCTTGAACATTTTTAG
- a CDS encoding SH3 domain-containing protein, which translates to MKPFITVLFVCIIQFFSAQEEDYEYANGVFHFEENKTQKIFTDLTRIRQSPNVNAQILDSLQMNQQILILKQDETILKLGERRANWYKISYQKGDKTSEGYVWGGNLCVGYRTKNGYDFLFGLTKTINKKDKEYPEIVIKQNIASIKMVEGNTLIDEVSFDTGSAESLSYGTFTIESNHKLKNVEFTLKAMVSGEACGIASYDQYVLVKDKKMIVLPQLMNVGDADVYYHSEQFVFPNDKGGIPDAFIFKTEEMEKDEKEREKKKNASKTYLWNGDSYRLK; encoded by the coding sequence ATGAAACCATTCATCACTGTTTTATTTGTATGCATCATTCAGTTTTTTTCTGCGCAGGAAGAAGATTATGAGTATGCAAACGGAGTTTTTCATTTTGAAGAAAATAAAACGCAGAAAATTTTTACCGATCTTACGAGAATCAGACAGTCACCAAATGTGAATGCCCAAATTCTCGATTCTTTACAAATGAATCAGCAGATTTTGATCCTTAAACAAGATGAAACGATTTTGAAATTAGGCGAAAGAAGAGCCAATTGGTACAAAATATCTTACCAGAAAGGTGATAAAACATCCGAAGGCTACGTTTGGGGTGGAAATCTTTGTGTAGGTTACAGAACTAAAAACGGATATGATTTTCTTTTTGGCTTAACGAAAACCATTAATAAAAAAGACAAGGAATATCCTGAGATTGTGATCAAGCAAAATATTGCTTCCATTAAAATGGTTGAAGGAAATACACTGATCGATGAGGTTTCTTTCGATACCGGTTCAGCCGAAAGTCTGAGTTACGGAACCTTTACTATTGAGAGCAATCATAAGTTGAAAAATGTAGAATTTACTTTAAAAGCCATGGTTTCTGGTGAAGCCTGTGGAATTGCAAGTTATGACCAATATGTTTTGGTGAAAGATAAAAAAATGATTGTGCTTCCACAGTTGATGAACGTGGGAGATGCAGATGTTTATTATCACAGTGAACAATTTGTTTTTCCTAACGATAAAGGCGGAATTCCCGATGCTTTTATTTTTAAAACGGAAGAGATGGAAAAAGATGAGAAAGAGCGTGAAAAGAAGAAAAACGCCTCAAAAACGTATCTTTGGAATGGTGATTCTTATCGATTGAAATAA
- the prmA gene encoding 50S ribosomal protein L11 methyltransferase, translating to MQNYLEFDFKISPLQPWNEILMAELIEIGFDSFTEEIHGILGYIQKELFKEEELKALPLFQNEEVKIEYTFTEMPNINWNEEWEKNFEPINIDDKVLIRAEFHESVEGMHEIIIQPKMSFGTGHHPTTHLMIQQMMDIDFKDKKVLDMGCGTSVLAIYAKQIGAGDTQAIDIDEWSVENSKENAVRNGVELDIELGTADNLGKENYDIILANINRNILISDIPTYVSVLNEGGKLLLSGLCFFDVDDILEVCKENNLELKKKLQREEWVSLLLEK from the coding sequence ATGCAAAATTATTTAGAATTCGATTTCAAGATTTCTCCACTTCAGCCTTGGAACGAAATATTAATGGCAGAACTTATCGAGATAGGTTTCGACAGTTTCACAGAAGAAATTCATGGTATTTTAGGATATATTCAGAAAGAGCTTTTCAAAGAAGAAGAATTGAAAGCGTTGCCTCTTTTTCAAAATGAAGAAGTGAAAATAGAATATACTTTCACCGAAATGCCCAATATCAACTGGAATGAAGAGTGGGAAAAGAATTTTGAACCGATCAATATCGATGATAAAGTATTGATCAGAGCAGAATTTCATGAATCTGTAGAAGGAATGCACGAAATTATCATTCAGCCTAAAATGTCTTTCGGAACAGGTCATCACCCAACAACGCATTTGATGATTCAGCAAATGATGGATATCGATTTTAAAGACAAGAAAGTTTTAGATATGGGTTGCGGAACTTCGGTTTTGGCGATTTACGCAAAACAAATCGGAGCCGGAGATACACAAGCCATTGATATTGATGAATGGTCAGTTGAAAACTCAAAAGAAAATGCTGTAAGAAACGGTGTAGAATTGGATATCGAATTGGGAACTGCAGATAATTTAGGCAAAGAAAATTACGACATTATTTTAGCGAATATCAACAGAAATATTTTGATCTCAGATATTCCAACGTATGTTTCTGTTTTAAATGAAGGTGGTAAATTATTGCTTTCAGGATTGTGTTTCTTCGATGTTGATGATATTTTGGAGGTTTGTAAAGAAAATAATTTAGAACTAAAAAAGAAACTGCAGCGTGAAGAATGGGTAAGCTTATTGCTTGAAAAGTAA
- a CDS encoding 3-ketoacyl-ACP reductase, translated as MNLKGKNAIITGGGRGLGKAIALILANEGVNIGITGRNEENLKMTVDEIQKLGVNAAYAVFSIDNEIHVKAGIESIVEQLGGVDILINNAGIGDFGSIEEMPSETWEQVIKTNLFGVYYAAKAVYPYLKEKGEGDIVNVASTAGLKGGPNMSAYAASKAAVVSLSQSMMAEWRKQNIRVITLTPSTIASDMSIQGGLTDGNPDKVLQPEDFAEWVRDILKMNRRALIANGSIFSTNP; from the coding sequence ATGAATCTAAAGGGAAAAAATGCCATCATTACAGGTGGTGGAAGAGGTCTCGGAAAAGCAATCGCTTTAATTCTTGCGAATGAAGGAGTGAATATAGGAATCACAGGAAGAAACGAAGAAAACCTTAAAATGACTGTTGACGAGATCCAGAAATTGGGTGTTAATGCAGCATACGCAGTTTTTAGTATCGATAATGAAATTCATGTAAAAGCAGGAATAGAATCGATTGTAGAACAATTGGGTGGAGTAGATATTCTAATCAACAATGCCGGGATCGGTGATTTCGGTTCTATTGAAGAGATGCCTTCAGAAACTTGGGAGCAGGTAATCAAAACCAATCTTTTCGGAGTGTATTATGCAGCAAAAGCTGTTTATCCATATTTAAAAGAAAAAGGTGAAGGTGATATTGTAAATGTAGCTTCTACAGCAGGATTGAAAGGCGGACCGAATATGTCGGCTTATGCAGCTTCAAAAGCAGCCGTCGTTTCTTTATCTCAATCAATGATGGCAGAATGGAGAAAGCAAAACATTCGTGTAATTACTTTAACGCCGAGTACAATTGCTTCAGATATGTCTATTCAAGGAGGCTTAACAGACGGAAACCCTGATAAAGTACTTCAGCCTGAAGATTTCGCAGAATGGGTAAGAGATATTTTGAAAATGAACAGACGCGCTTTGATCGCGAATGGCTCTATTTTCTCTACAAATCCTTAA
- a CDS encoding glycerophosphodiester phosphodiesterase family protein yields MKKFILGFAVLTTVFMNAQTQIIAHRGYFQTQPPTTENSITALQNAQKLKIYGSEFDVRMSKDGILVINHDEHHGKMEISETDFKELAKLKLSNGEKYPTLKDYLKSGKKDKALKLIVEIKPAKTEALENEMVEKTVKMIKEMKLESQCEYISFSLNICKQIKKIAPDFKVQYLRGELSPQQIKDEGLDGLDYHYSVFQKNPTWISEANALGLITNSWTVNDVEIYTELKKQGVKFVTTNIPDQLKDK; encoded by the coding sequence ATGAAAAAGTTTATCTTAGGGTTTGCAGTTTTAACGACAGTTTTTATGAATGCACAAACCCAAATTATTGCGCACAGAGGTTATTTTCAGACGCAGCCTCCAACAACGGAAAATTCTATTACAGCATTACAAAATGCTCAAAAACTAAAGATTTACGGATCTGAATTTGATGTAAGAATGTCTAAAGACGGTATTTTGGTTATTAACCACGATGAGCATCACGGTAAAATGGAAATTTCTGAAACAGATTTTAAAGAACTGGCAAAACTAAAACTTTCAAACGGTGAAAAATATCCGACTCTAAAAGACTATTTGAAATCGGGTAAAAAAGACAAGGCTTTAAAGCTTATCGTAGAAATAAAACCAGCAAAGACAGAAGCTTTAGAAAACGAAATGGTTGAAAAAACCGTTAAGATGATTAAAGAAATGAAGCTTGAATCTCAATGTGAATACATTTCATTTAGCTTAAATATCTGCAAGCAGATCAAAAAAATCGCTCCAGATTTTAAAGTTCAGTATTTAAGAGGTGAACTTTCTCCACAACAGATTAAAGACGAAGGTTTAGACGGATTAGATTATCACTATTCAGTATTTCAGAAAAACCCGACATGGATCTCTGAAGCGAATGCTTTAGGGTTAATCACCAATTCCTGGACGGTAAATGACGTTGAAATTTACACCGAATTGAAAAAACAAGGAGTAAAATTTGTTACTACCAATATTCCGGATCAGTTGAAAGACAAATAA